The Corallococcus silvisoli genome contains a region encoding:
- a CDS encoding bifunctional metallophosphatase/5'-nucleotidase: protein MMKKTVSTWAVLLPLALVLATRASGADSPTPPADTVRLTILHLNDVYQFQPTAQNRGGLSRVATLRQQALKESPHVLTLLAGDTLSPSVESSAEVAGEALKGKQMIDAWNALGLDYSTVGNHEFDFGDDVLRARIHQSRFPWLGANVLSKKSGQVFDGLKAWDLRDVGGVKVGLFGVVLPETQNSSKPGKDTRITPFCEAAKRSVDELRAAGAQLVVGLTHLSVEQDRELAKCVRVDLIIGGHDHDRVEETVAGTPIFKLDEDAIDLGRLTLDLDAKTGAVKKLAWKVIPITSKVPNDAAFDEQMKPYAPLLATLAEGIGRSPVALDARSAQNRLGETNLGSFLADAFREATGAEVALVNGGAVRADRVLPAGRMTRRELYSLMPYRNELVVLDVKGATLRAALENGVSLNSVDGKPPGRFPQVSGLRFTYDLRKAPGERVTKVEVKGRPLDDAAVYRLATLSFVAAGNDGYTMLKDVPLLPMSKDIPSPWDVLSRAFSTGKPAPRAKPQGRIALVGAPPGGVHVTPSMK, encoded by the coding sequence ATGATGAAGAAGACCGTGAGCACCTGGGCGGTGCTGCTGCCGCTCGCGCTGGTGCTGGCCACCCGGGCCTCCGGGGCCGACTCGCCGACACCGCCCGCCGACACGGTCCGGCTCACGATCCTCCACCTCAATGACGTCTACCAGTTCCAGCCCACCGCCCAGAACCGGGGCGGGCTGTCGCGCGTGGCCACGCTGCGCCAGCAGGCGCTGAAGGAGTCGCCGCACGTCCTCACGCTGCTGGCGGGCGACACCCTCTCCCCGTCGGTGGAGTCGTCCGCGGAGGTGGCGGGCGAGGCGCTCAAGGGCAAGCAGATGATCGACGCGTGGAACGCGCTCGGCCTGGACTACTCCACGGTGGGCAACCACGAGTTCGACTTCGGGGACGACGTGCTGCGCGCGCGCATCCACCAGTCCCGCTTCCCGTGGCTGGGCGCCAACGTGCTGAGCAAGAAGTCGGGGCAGGTGTTCGACGGGCTCAAGGCGTGGGACCTGCGCGACGTCGGCGGCGTGAAGGTGGGCCTCTTCGGCGTGGTGCTGCCGGAGACGCAGAACTCGTCCAAGCCGGGCAAGGACACGCGCATCACGCCGTTCTGCGAGGCGGCGAAGCGCTCCGTGGACGAGCTGCGGGCCGCGGGCGCGCAGCTCGTGGTGGGGCTCACGCACCTCTCGGTGGAGCAGGACCGCGAGCTGGCCAAGTGCGTGCGCGTGGACCTCATCATCGGCGGGCACGACCACGACCGCGTGGAGGAGACGGTCGCGGGCACGCCCATCTTCAAGCTGGACGAGGACGCCATCGACCTGGGCCGGCTCACGCTGGACCTGGACGCGAAGACGGGCGCGGTGAAGAAGCTGGCGTGGAAGGTGATTCCCATCACCTCCAAGGTCCCCAACGACGCGGCGTTCGATGAGCAGATGAAGCCCTACGCGCCGCTGCTGGCCACGCTGGCGGAGGGGATTGGCCGCTCGCCCGTGGCGCTGGATGCGCGCAGCGCGCAGAACCGGCTGGGGGAGACGAACCTGGGCTCGTTCCTGGCGGATGCGTTCCGCGAGGCCACGGGCGCGGAGGTGGCGCTCGTCAACGGAGGCGCCGTCCGCGCGGACCGGGTGCTGCCCGCCGGGAGGATGACCCGGCGCGAGCTGTACTCGCTCATGCCCTACCGCAACGAGCTGGTCGTGCTGGATGTGAAGGGCGCCACGCTGCGCGCGGCGCTGGAGAATGGCGTCAGCCTGAACAGCGTGGATGGCAAGCCTCCGGGCCGATTCCCGCAGGTGTCCGGCCTGCGCTTCACCTACGACCTGCGCAAGGCGCCGGGCGAGCGCGTGACGAAGGTGGAGGTGAAGGGACGGCCGTTGGACGACGCGGCGGTGTACCGGCTGGCCACGTTGAGCTTCGTGGCCGCGGGCAACGACGGCTACACGATGCTCAAGGACGTGCCCCTGCTCCCCATGAGCAAGGACATCCCCTCACCGTGGGACGTGCTCAGTCGAGCCTTCAGCACGGGCAAGCCCGCGCCCCGCGCGAAGCCCCAGGGGCGCATCGCGCTGGTGGGGGCGCCTCCGGGCGGAGTCCACGTGACGCCGTCCATGAAGTAG
- a CDS encoding YdcF family protein produces the protein MFLVLSKLLDLLLSPLTWGLLLGVAGLLLRRWKRLSVGCQVAAGVVLYAFSIEPTVAVLTRATEAAAVSTWRPDTVYDAVILLGGGLDAAATERSGQPEYNAAPERMMRTFELLHDGRAKQVLISAGTLDTRPEALVEADVLAAQLEHWGIAPERIVKEGRSRNTRENALESAPLVREHGWKSLLLVTSAAHLPRAAGCYAAVGLRADTLAVDIRSSSLPLGSMSWLPRAGGLSQSTDMLRELAGRVVYRLRGWTTPWR, from the coding sequence ATGTTCCTCGTCCTGTCCAAGCTCTTGGATCTGCTGCTCTCGCCGCTCACCTGGGGGCTGCTCCTGGGCGTCGCGGGCCTGCTGCTGCGCCGGTGGAAGCGCCTGTCGGTGGGCTGTCAGGTGGCGGCGGGGGTCGTGCTGTATGCGTTCTCCATCGAGCCCACGGTGGCGGTGCTGACGCGCGCGACGGAGGCGGCCGCGGTGAGCACCTGGCGGCCGGACACCGTGTACGACGCGGTCATCCTGCTGGGCGGCGGGTTGGATGCGGCGGCCACCGAGCGCTCAGGCCAGCCGGAGTACAACGCCGCGCCGGAGCGGATGATGCGGACGTTCGAGCTGCTGCATGACGGCCGCGCGAAGCAGGTGCTGATCTCGGCCGGCACCCTGGACACGAGGCCCGAGGCGCTGGTGGAGGCGGACGTGCTGGCCGCGCAGTTGGAGCACTGGGGCATCGCGCCCGAGCGCATCGTGAAGGAGGGGCGCAGCCGCAACACCCGTGAGAACGCGCTGGAGTCGGCGCCGCTGGTGCGCGAGCACGGCTGGAAGTCGCTCCTGCTGGTGACGAGCGCCGCGCACCTGCCGCGCGCGGCCGGCTGCTACGCGGCGGTGGGGCTGCGGGCGGACACGCTCGCGGTGGACATCCGCTCCTCGTCCCTGCCCCTGGGGAGCATGAGCTGGTTGCCGCGGGCCGGAGGCCTCAGCCAGAGCACGGACATGCTGCGCGAGCTGGCGGGGAGGGTCGTGTACCGGCTGCGTGGCTGGACCACGCCCTGGCGGTAG
- a CDS encoding serine/threonine-protein kinase — protein sequence MTTGGPTTRFGKYELQERLGAGGMAVVHRARFTVAQGVSRSVVIKRVRDPFAQDPAFVQMFLNEARISMGLSHGNIVQVFDFGQEEGEYFLAMEWVDGQPLSKVLKRSKLKGLSHLPAPLAVQLLIEVCKGLHHAHTRRDEQGRALGLVHRDVSPDNVLVSHEGEVKLTDFGIAKAQLSGRPETEAGVVRGKYLYLSPEQTRAEAVDARSDVYTAGVVLFELLTGRRPVEGDTREVMERIAKGHLTPAQTYAPDLDPSLGALVSRALALKREDRFLSAEDFQRALAEWLAYRAPLFPASTLRHLMGWLFEEELKLAGQPPRIPESFLRQVAVWTGEGGGGGPEEPSRASSVHRAHATAFPEDHVPGALVGAAAEESSGVVPGWVWPALVAVAVLFFVGQAVLPQVSAPSVRKLQVVTNPPGAAVHWDGTQVGMTPMTVRVAPGQASHQLELRFVGYRPWTTSVSEAAVPERVQVALERLPPPPPPPEPVVEPRVKDSPPDVPERKRSPVSLRKESRDAMDWMAQSPAAGAAYTLGQELLVAGKTSQAGEEFWRCLELKATAAECHLGLGRVGARTDRDAMAREGYERYLDLRPRGAGADEARRYLNSRSAR from the coding sequence GTGACGACGGGTGGGCCCACGACGCGCTTCGGGAAGTACGAGCTGCAGGAGCGCCTGGGCGCGGGCGGGATGGCCGTGGTGCACCGCGCGCGCTTCACCGTGGCGCAGGGGGTGTCCCGGTCCGTGGTCATCAAGCGCGTGAGGGATCCGTTCGCGCAGGACCCCGCCTTCGTGCAGATGTTCCTCAACGAAGCGCGCATCTCCATGGGGCTGTCGCACGGCAACATCGTCCAGGTCTTCGACTTCGGGCAGGAGGAAGGGGAGTACTTCCTGGCCATGGAGTGGGTGGACGGGCAGCCCCTGTCGAAGGTGCTCAAGCGCTCGAAGCTGAAGGGCCTGTCGCACCTGCCGGCGCCGCTGGCGGTGCAGCTGCTCATCGAGGTCTGCAAGGGCCTGCACCACGCGCACACGCGCCGCGACGAGCAGGGCCGCGCGCTGGGGCTGGTGCACCGCGACGTGTCGCCGGACAACGTCCTGGTGAGCCACGAGGGAGAGGTGAAGCTCACCGACTTCGGCATCGCGAAGGCGCAGCTGTCCGGGCGGCCGGAGACGGAGGCCGGCGTGGTGCGCGGCAAGTACCTCTACCTGTCCCCGGAGCAGACGCGGGCGGAGGCGGTGGACGCGCGCTCGGATGTGTACACGGCGGGCGTGGTGCTCTTCGAGCTGCTCACCGGCCGCAGGCCCGTGGAAGGGGACACGCGCGAGGTGATGGAGCGCATCGCGAAGGGCCACCTCACGCCCGCGCAGACGTACGCGCCGGACCTGGACCCGTCCCTGGGGGCCCTGGTGTCGCGGGCGCTGGCGCTGAAGCGCGAGGATCGCTTCCTCAGCGCGGAGGACTTCCAGCGCGCGCTGGCGGAGTGGCTGGCGTACCGGGCGCCGCTGTTCCCCGCGTCCACGCTGCGCCACCTGATGGGCTGGCTCTTCGAGGAGGAGCTGAAGCTCGCGGGGCAGCCGCCGCGCATCCCGGAGTCCTTCCTGCGTCAGGTCGCGGTGTGGACGGGGGAGGGAGGGGGCGGGGGGCCGGAGGAGCCGTCGCGGGCGTCGTCGGTGCACCGCGCGCACGCGACCGCGTTTCCGGAAGACCATGTGCCCGGGGCGCTCGTGGGGGCCGCCGCGGAGGAGTCCAGCGGAGTGGTGCCCGGCTGGGTCTGGCCGGCGCTCGTCGCCGTCGCGGTGCTGTTCTTCGTGGGGCAGGCGGTGCTGCCGCAGGTGTCCGCGCCGTCGGTGCGCAAGCTCCAGGTGGTGACGAATCCGCCCGGCGCGGCGGTGCACTGGGACGGCACGCAGGTCGGGATGACGCCGATGACCGTCCGCGTCGCCCCGGGGCAGGCGTCCCATCAGTTGGAGTTGCGGTTCGTGGGGTATCGGCCGTGGACGACCTCCGTGTCGGAGGCGGCGGTCCCCGAGCGGGTGCAGGTGGCGCTGGAGCGGCTGCCGCCCCCGCCGCCTCCGCCCGAGCCGGTGGTGGAGCCGCGGGTGAAGGACTCGCCGCCGGACGTGCCGGAGCGCAAGCGGAGTCCGGTGAGCCTCCGGAAGGAGAGCCGCGACGCGATGGATTGGATGGCGCAGTCCCCCGCGGCGGGCGCGGCGTACACGCTGGGCCAGGAGCTGCTCGTGGCCGGCAAGACATCCCAGGCGGGTGAGGAGTTCTGGCGCTGCCTGGAGCTGAAGGCGACGGCCGCGGAGTGCCACCTGGGCCTGGGGCGCGTGGGGGCGCGGACGGACCGGGACGCCATGGCCCGGGAGGGCTACGAGCGCTATCTGGACCTGCGTCCGCGAGGCGCGGGGGCGGACGAGGCGCGCCGGTATCTCAACTCCCGGTCGGCCCGGTAG
- a CDS encoding NAD(+)/NADH kinase: MKTLAIVAKRDTPQAVALAAEIHERHPDLTVLADRALAHALNWPRMEDRELASRADLVVVLGGDGTLIYAARLLGGRDVPIIGVNLGSLGFMTEVSVEELFSRLDDVLAGNFHVDSRMKLSCRLLRGGKVLIEDEVLNDVVINKGALARIADHETSIDGVPITTYKADGVILATPTGSTAYSLSAGGPIVHPSVDCTILSPICSHALTQRSIVVPADRTIRVTLKSETADTYLTLDGQTGHSLQGGDCIEVVRSPNRVALVRNPGVAYFTILRQKLHWGER; the protein is encoded by the coding sequence GTGAAGACCCTGGCCATCGTCGCGAAGCGAGACACCCCGCAGGCCGTGGCCCTGGCGGCGGAGATCCACGAACGGCACCCGGACCTGACCGTCCTGGCGGACCGCGCCCTGGCGCACGCGCTGAACTGGCCGCGCATGGAGGACCGGGAGCTGGCGTCGCGCGCGGACCTGGTGGTGGTGCTGGGCGGGGACGGCACCCTCATCTACGCGGCGCGGCTGTTGGGGGGCCGCGACGTGCCCATCATCGGCGTGAACCTGGGCAGCCTGGGCTTCATGACGGAAGTGTCCGTGGAGGAGCTCTTCAGCCGGCTGGACGACGTGCTGGCGGGGAACTTCCACGTGGACTCGCGGATGAAGCTGTCGTGCCGGCTCCTGCGCGGGGGCAAGGTCCTCATCGAGGACGAGGTCCTCAACGACGTGGTCATCAACAAGGGCGCGCTCGCGCGCATCGCGGACCACGAGACGTCCATCGACGGGGTGCCCATCACCACCTACAAGGCGGACGGCGTCATCCTGGCCACGCCCACCGGCTCCACGGCGTACTCGCTGTCCGCGGGCGGGCCCATCGTGCACCCCTCGGTGGACTGCACCATCCTGTCGCCCATCTGCTCGCACGCGCTCACCCAGCGCTCCATCGTGGTGCCGGCGGACCGCACGATTCGCGTCACGCTGAAGAGCGAGACGGCGGACACGTACCTCACGCTGGATGGACAGACGGGGCACTCGCTGCAGGGCGGCGACTGCATCGAGGTGGTGCGCTCGCCCAACCGCGTGGCCCTGGTGCGCAACCCCGGCGTGGCCTACTTCACCATCCTCCGTCAGAAGCTCCACTGGGGCGAGCGCTGA
- a CDS encoding replication-associated recombination protein A yields MDLFDHASQKEQAVLAPLAERMRPTSLSEYLGQEHLTGEGRFLRRALESDQVPSLILWGPPGTGKTTLAQLVARSTGAAFETMSAVLAGVKDIRETVARAQDRWKLHRQRTLLFIDEIHRFNKSQQDALLPHVEKGTVTLIGATTENPSFEVNAALLSRCRVITLRGLEQEELIAVMRHAVADPRGLGGKVTVDDAALEFIADAAGGDARKALTALEAAAAYGRTAVDRKVAEEALQQKMLLYDKGGEEHYNVVSAFIKSMRGSDVDAALYWMTRMLEAGEDPVFIFRRMVIFASEDVGNADPRALGVAVDALRAFQLMGLPEGTLPLTQAVTYLALAPKSNAVIAAYAAVREAVTKEGALPVPMHLRNAPTQLMKSLGYGGGYKYPHNFEGNYVPEDYLPEALRSRCFYTPTQNGFEAELSERYEAIQQQLAARRGEREPGEDG; encoded by the coding sequence ATGGACCTCTTCGACCACGCCAGCCAGAAGGAACAGGCCGTCCTGGCGCCGCTCGCCGAGCGCATGCGCCCCACCTCGCTCAGCGAGTACCTGGGCCAGGAGCACCTCACCGGGGAGGGCCGCTTCCTGCGCCGCGCCCTGGAGAGCGACCAGGTGCCCAGCCTCATCCTCTGGGGCCCGCCCGGCACGGGCAAGACGACGCTCGCCCAGCTCGTCGCGCGCTCCACCGGCGCCGCCTTCGAGACCATGTCCGCGGTGCTCGCGGGCGTGAAGGACATCCGCGAGACGGTGGCCCGCGCGCAGGACCGCTGGAAGCTCCACCGCCAGCGCACGCTGCTCTTCATCGACGAAATCCACCGCTTCAACAAGTCGCAGCAGGACGCGCTGCTCCCCCACGTGGAGAAGGGCACCGTCACGCTGATTGGCGCCACCACGGAGAACCCCTCGTTCGAGGTGAACGCCGCGCTCCTCTCCCGCTGCCGCGTCATCACCCTGCGCGGGCTAGAGCAGGAGGAGCTCATCGCGGTGATGCGCCACGCGGTGGCGGACCCGCGCGGCCTGGGCGGCAAGGTGACGGTGGACGACGCGGCGCTGGAGTTCATCGCGGACGCGGCCGGTGGCGACGCGCGCAAGGCCCTCACCGCGCTGGAGGCCGCGGCGGCCTACGGCCGCACGGCGGTGGACCGCAAGGTGGCGGAGGAGGCGCTCCAGCAGAAGATGCTGCTCTACGACAAGGGCGGCGAGGAGCACTACAACGTCGTCAGCGCCTTCATCAAATCCATGCGCGGCAGCGACGTGGACGCGGCGCTGTACTGGATGACGCGGATGCTGGAGGCGGGCGAGGACCCCGTCTTCATCTTCCGCCGCATGGTCATCTTCGCGTCGGAGGACGTGGGCAACGCGGACCCCCGCGCGCTGGGCGTGGCGGTGGACGCGCTGCGGGCCTTCCAGCTGATGGGCCTGCCCGAAGGGACCCTGCCCCTCACGCAGGCCGTGACGTACCTGGCGCTCGCGCCCAAGTCGAACGCCGTCATCGCCGCGTACGCGGCCGTGCGCGAGGCGGTGACGAAGGAGGGCGCGCTGCCGGTGCCCATGCACCTGCGCAACGCGCCCACCCAGCTGATGAAGTCGCTGGGCTACGGCGGCGGGTACAAGTACCCGCACAACTTCGAGGGCAACTACGTCCCGGAGGACTACCTGCCCGAAGCGCTGCGCTCGCGCTGCTTCTACACCCCGACGCAGAACGGCTTCGAGGCGGAGCTGTCCGAGCGCTACGAAGCCATCCAGCAGCAGCTCGCCGCCCGGCGCGGCGAGCGCGAGCCCGGAGAGGACGGCTGA
- a CDS encoding sigma-54-dependent transcriptional regulator: MNQVKRAKVLVVDDDSVVLKAVTQILQREGHPVVAIDDAVEGLAAAKDPSIDVVVLDIKMPHLSGMDLLRAIKADRPDVEVIMMTAFATVETAVEAVKAGAYDYLTKPFENIDEVSLTVAKAAERKALKDRTRALEEALTARSQFEDLIGQSSQMRAVFKLVETVSHSTATVLIQGESGTGKELVARAIHYRSARRDKPFVAVNCSALTETLLESELFGHVKGSFTGATGNKKGLFEAADGGTIFLDEIGDVPPATQVRLLRVLQEGEVKRVGANEPVKVDVRVIAATHVDLSRAKEQGKFREDLFYRLNVITIDLPPLRDRPEDVPLLAHHFLKVYASKADKKVTGISPRAMEALTCNRWTGNVRELENVIERAVVLTANDAIDVEDLPPGFQAAPQADSAVEVFSLAHLPYAQAKRLAMRAFERRYLSALLEKNNHNVSSAARAAGVDRSNFRRLLKQYEVAGRSMKPRSPKGPDADSGAAVPALEAVS; this comes from the coding sequence GTGAACCAAGTCAAGCGCGCCAAGGTCCTCGTCGTGGATGACGACTCCGTCGTCCTCAAGGCCGTCACCCAGATCCTCCAGCGGGAGGGGCACCCGGTCGTGGCCATCGACGACGCGGTGGAGGGGCTCGCGGCGGCGAAGGATCCGTCCATCGACGTGGTCGTGCTGGACATCAAGATGCCGCACCTGTCCGGCATGGACCTCCTGCGCGCCATCAAGGCGGACCGCCCGGACGTGGAGGTCATCATGATGACGGCCTTCGCCACCGTGGAGACGGCGGTGGAGGCGGTGAAGGCGGGCGCGTACGACTACCTCACCAAGCCCTTCGAGAACATCGACGAGGTGAGCCTCACGGTGGCCAAGGCCGCCGAGCGCAAGGCGCTGAAGGACCGCACCCGCGCGCTGGAGGAGGCGCTCACCGCGCGCAGCCAGTTCGAGGACCTCATCGGTCAGTCCTCGCAGATGCGCGCCGTGTTCAAGCTGGTGGAGACCGTCAGCCACTCCACCGCCACGGTGCTCATCCAGGGTGAGAGCGGCACGGGCAAGGAGCTGGTCGCCCGCGCCATCCACTACCGCAGCGCGCGCCGGGACAAGCCCTTCGTCGCCGTCAACTGTTCGGCGCTCACGGAGACGCTGCTGGAGAGCGAGCTCTTCGGCCACGTGAAGGGCAGCTTCACCGGCGCCACCGGCAACAAGAAGGGCCTCTTCGAGGCGGCCGACGGCGGCACCATCTTCCTGGACGAGATTGGCGACGTGCCCCCGGCCACCCAGGTGCGCCTGCTGCGCGTCCTCCAGGAGGGCGAGGTCAAGCGCGTGGGCGCCAACGAGCCCGTGAAGGTGGACGTGCGCGTCATCGCCGCCACGCACGTGGACCTGTCGCGCGCCAAGGAGCAGGGCAAGTTCCGCGAGGACCTGTTCTACCGCCTCAACGTCATCACCATCGACCTGCCGCCCCTGCGCGACCGCCCGGAGGACGTGCCGCTGCTCGCGCACCACTTCCTCAAGGTCTACGCCTCCAAGGCGGACAAGAAGGTCACCGGCATCAGCCCGCGCGCCATGGAGGCGCTCACCTGCAACCGGTGGACGGGCAACGTGCGCGAGCTGGAGAACGTCATCGAGCGCGCCGTCGTGCTCACGGCCAACGACGCCATCGACGTGGAGGACCTGCCGCCCGGCTTCCAGGCCGCGCCCCAGGCCGACTCGGCGGTGGAGGTGTTCAGCCTGGCGCACCTGCCGTATGCCCAGGCCAAGCGCCTGGCCATGCGCGCCTTCGAGCGCCGCTACCTGTCCGCGCTCTTGGAGAAGAACAACCACAACGTCTCCAGCGCGGCGCGCGCGGCGGGCGTGGACCGCTCCAACTTCCGCCGCCTGCTCAAGCAGTACGAGGTCGCCGGCCGCAGCATGAAGCCGCGCTCGCCCAAGGGCCCGGACGCGGACAGCGGGGCGGCCGTGCCCGCGCTGGAAGCCGTGTCTTGA
- a CDS encoding ATP-binding protein produces the protein MGTLVAQAQAQDPVARGRLLLVDDEENILKSIRRVLRRGEWDIETATDAETGLRALERFRPEVVISDFRMPGMNGVEFLTQVKLQEPRAQRIMLTGQADQQAIEEAINRSEIFRFISKPWNDSHLVLTVKSAFEQYALHTENDRLYRVTQEQNAELKQLNADLEERVAVRTRLLSAAKREWELSFDCMETPLAVVRARDFAVRRANVAYAQVARRSIEEVPSDVPCHQYLFGRDTPCAGCPLPSAMESGKGARGEVQQGGRSYVVAAYPFSGDDRAVCTYRDVTEEQAMTRRLIETEKMAAVGQLAGGVAHEINNPLGGILAFAQLMSRDAGRSDGDLESLKLIEESALRCKRIVESLLKFSRHSRVEDRRLFDVSKCVEDAAVLFRAQLKSMPKVELTLGLKDGLPKVYGDPGTLAQVVLNLLQNGLQSLPQAEGRLSLETGREGDRTFFAVTDTGTGIEERHLPRIFEPSFTTKPPGEGTGLGLSIAYRIVQDHGGTFQVDTHVGQGSRFTVFLPIPLQLERLP, from the coding sequence ATGGGAACCCTGGTGGCACAAGCGCAGGCGCAGGACCCGGTCGCCCGAGGGCGGCTGCTGCTCGTGGACGACGAGGAGAACATCCTCAAGTCCATCCGGCGGGTGCTGCGACGTGGTGAGTGGGACATCGAGACGGCGACGGACGCGGAGACGGGCCTGCGCGCGCTGGAGCGGTTCCGCCCGGAGGTCGTCATCTCCGACTTCCGCATGCCGGGGATGAACGGGGTGGAGTTCCTCACCCAGGTGAAGCTCCAGGAGCCCCGGGCCCAGCGCATCATGCTGACGGGGCAGGCGGATCAGCAGGCCATCGAAGAGGCCATCAACCGCTCCGAGATCTTCCGCTTCATCTCCAAGCCCTGGAACGACAGCCACCTGGTGCTCACGGTGAAGAGCGCCTTCGAGCAGTACGCGCTCCACACGGAGAACGACCGGCTCTACCGCGTCACCCAGGAGCAGAACGCGGAGCTCAAGCAGCTCAACGCGGACCTGGAGGAGCGCGTCGCGGTGCGCACGCGCCTGCTGTCCGCGGCCAAGCGCGAATGGGAGCTGTCCTTCGACTGCATGGAGACGCCGCTCGCGGTGGTGCGCGCGCGGGACTTCGCGGTGCGCCGGGCCAACGTCGCGTACGCGCAGGTGGCCCGCCGCTCCATCGAAGAGGTGCCCTCCGACGTCCCGTGCCACCAGTACCTCTTCGGCCGGGACACGCCGTGCGCGGGCTGCCCGCTGCCCTCCGCGATGGAGAGCGGCAAGGGCGCGCGGGGCGAGGTGCAGCAGGGCGGGCGCAGCTACGTGGTGGCCGCCTATCCGTTCTCCGGCGACGACCGCGCGGTGTGCACCTACCGCGACGTCACCGAGGAGCAGGCGATGACGCGCCGGCTCATCGAGACGGAGAAGATGGCCGCGGTGGGGCAGCTGGCGGGCGGCGTGGCCCACGAAATCAACAACCCGCTGGGCGGCATCCTGGCCTTCGCGCAGCTCATGTCGCGCGACGCGGGCCGCAGCGACGGCGACCTGGAGTCGCTGAAGCTGATTGAAGAGAGCGCGCTGCGCTGCAAGCGCATCGTGGAGAGCCTGCTGAAGTTCAGCCGGCACAGCCGCGTGGAGGACCGCCGCCTCTTCGACGTGTCCAAGTGCGTGGAGGACGCGGCGGTGCTCTTCCGCGCGCAGCTCAAGTCCATGCCCAAGGTGGAGCTGACGCTGGGCCTCAAGGACGGCCTCCCCAAGGTGTACGGCGACCCCGGCACGCTCGCGCAGGTGGTGCTCAACCTGCTGCAGAACGGCCTCCAGTCGCTGCCCCAGGCCGAGGGGCGCCTGTCCCTGGAGACGGGGCGCGAGGGCGACCGGACCTTCTTCGCGGTGACGGACACCGGGACGGGCATCGAGGAGCGCCACCTGCCGCGCATCTTCGAGCCGTCCTTCACCACCAAGCCTCCCGGCGAGGGCACGGGCCTGGGCCTGTCCATCGCCTATCGCATCGTCCAGGACCACGGGGGCACCTTCCAGGTGGACACCCACGTCGGCCAGGGCTCCCGCTTCACCGTCTTCCTGCCCATTCCCCTGCAGCTCGAGAGGTTGCCGTGA
- a CDS encoding diguanylate cyclase, giving the protein MKAQPYSLLVVDDSQMLLPQLVRALGPEDFALRVARSSQEALGLTQEVDGVLLCPGEGDPAAAHDLMEALTPPQPAPRPAVVVLAPPEARVLRFTALRRGAEVILTPLDEEELRLRLYRSLEAHSKWKSLHSQVEELRRLAVTDGLTQVHNHRYFQERLREEFRRAQRYDESLSLILVDLDHFKNINDAHGHGAGDRVLREVAAALQHSVRETDLVARYGGEEFAILLPCTHLPGALTVAERILKGVRELHAGPEGALRVTASLGVSSFPHRAILAPEQLLVTADEALYRAKREGRDRVCLHPPAPLFSAPPSRAG; this is encoded by the coding sequence GTGAAAGCCCAGCCCTACTCGCTTCTGGTGGTGGATGACTCGCAGATGTTGCTGCCACAACTGGTGCGCGCGCTCGGTCCGGAGGACTTCGCGCTCCGGGTGGCGCGCTCCAGCCAGGAGGCGCTGGGGCTGACCCAGGAGGTAGACGGCGTCCTGCTCTGCCCCGGCGAAGGGGACCCCGCCGCGGCCCACGACCTGATGGAGGCCCTCACCCCTCCCCAACCCGCGCCCCGGCCCGCGGTGGTCGTCCTGGCACCCCCGGAAGCGCGGGTCCTTCGCTTCACCGCCCTGCGCCGGGGTGCTGAGGTGATTCTGACCCCCTTGGACGAGGAAGAGCTGCGTCTGAGGCTCTACCGGAGCCTGGAGGCGCACTCCAAGTGGAAGTCACTCCACTCCCAGGTGGAGGAGCTGCGGCGGCTGGCGGTGACGGACGGGCTCACCCAGGTGCACAACCACCGCTACTTCCAGGAGCGGCTGCGCGAGGAGTTCCGCCGGGCGCAGCGCTACGACGAGAGCCTGTCGCTCATCCTGGTGGACCTGGACCACTTCAAGAACATCAACGACGCCCACGGCCACGGCGCCGGGGACCGGGTGCTGCGGGAAGTGGCCGCCGCCCTCCAGCACAGCGTGCGGGAGACGGACCTGGTGGCCCGCTACGGAGGGGAGGAGTTCGCCATCCTGCTGCCCTGCACCCACCTGCCCGGCGCCCTCACCGTGGCCGAGCGCATCCTCAAGGGCGTCCGGGAGCTGCACGCCGGCCCGGAGGGGGCCCTGCGCGTCACCGCCTCGCTGGGCGTCTCCAGCTTCCCCCACCGCGCCATCCTCGCCCCCGAGCAGCTCCTGGTGACCGCCGACGAGGCCCTCTACCGAGCCAAGCGCGAGGGCCGCGACCGCGTCTGTCTGCACCCCCCCGCGCCCCTGTTCTCCGCGCCGCCCTCCCGGGCTGGCTGA